The Pelobates fuscus isolate aPelFus1 chromosome 2, aPelFus1.pri, whole genome shotgun sequence genome has a segment encoding these proteins:
- the LOC134587094 gene encoding cytochrome c oxidase assembly protein COX20, mitochondrial, translated as MADEGSELAKEKSFKLLGILDVRNTPCVRESILFGSVGSLVIGVGHFLATSRVRRSCDLAVGGFILTTLSSWIYCRYNSAKLRIQQNILKTAMKNKVLYEGSSFDPTVQENRGKNS; from the exons ATGGCGGATGAGGGAAGTGAGTTAGCGAAGGAGAAG TCCTTTAAATTATTGGGAATTCTTGATGTTCGAAACACACCATGTGTCCGAGAATCCATACTTTTTGGATCTGTTGGCTCTTTGGTAATCGGAGTTGGACACTTTCTGGCAACAA GTAGAGTTAGACGTTCTTGTGACCTAGCTGTTGGAGGATTTATTCTCACTACACTTAGCTCTTG GATATACTGTAGATACAATTCTGCAAAACTAAGAATACAACAAAATATACTGAAAACTGCAATGAAAAACAAGGTACTGTACGAAGGAAGCAGTTTTGATCCAACAGTACAAGAGAACAGAGGAAAGAACTCCTAA